A single Microbacterium sulfonylureivorans DNA region contains:
- a CDS encoding TetR family transcriptional regulator — protein MTDTATVPAGAPQAAVVAAALELFAAQGFDQTSVEQIAQAAGVSRSTFFRQFGGKDDVVFADHELLLDRIRDFLAGPHPDPWKAVCEASVLVYSHFAADPELARRRYTVVRQVPALREREIVTVFRYERLFDEYLRAALPGLDPIDAVGFSALVTAIHNHVLRQLLRGPKRVPVSVLRRALDDALRRFGVQPDGEPREAAGDDIVVAVFPRSMPTAEIARRLRDRLD, from the coding sequence ATGACCGACACCGCCACCGTCCCCGCCGGCGCACCCCAGGCCGCCGTGGTCGCGGCCGCCCTCGAGCTGTTCGCGGCGCAGGGCTTCGACCAGACCTCCGTCGAGCAGATCGCCCAGGCGGCCGGCGTCTCGCGCTCCACGTTCTTCCGGCAGTTCGGCGGCAAGGACGATGTCGTCTTCGCCGACCACGAGCTGCTTCTCGATCGCATCCGCGACTTCCTTGCGGGCCCCCATCCGGATCCGTGGAAGGCGGTGTGCGAGGCATCCGTCCTCGTCTACTCGCATTTCGCGGCGGATCCCGAGCTCGCACGACGCCGCTACACCGTCGTCCGCCAGGTGCCGGCGCTGCGCGAGCGCGAGATCGTCACCGTCTTCCGGTACGAGCGTCTCTTCGACGAGTACCTCCGCGCCGCGCTTCCCGGCCTCGACCCCATCGACGCAGTCGGCTTCTCTGCGCTCGTGACGGCGATCCACAACCATGTGCTGCGCCAGCTCCTGCGCGGACCCAAGCGTGTGCCGGTGTCAGTGCTCCGCCGCGCCCTCGACGATGCGCTGCGGCGTTTCGGCGTGCAGCCCGACGGCGAGCCGCGCGAAGCGGCGGGCGACGACATCGTGGTGGCGGTGTTCCCGCGATCGATGCCAACGGCG
- the sucC gene encoding ADP-forming succinate--CoA ligase subunit beta: MDLYEYQARDLFEKYEVPVLAGIVADTPEEVRAAAEKIGGVVVVKAQVKTGGRGKAGGVKVAKTPDEAFEAAKAILGLDIKGHVVKRVMVAQGARIDKEYYFSVLLDRANRAYLSLASVEGGMEIEELAVERPEALARVAVDPLQGIDKQKAVEIAEAAGFAPELVDKVSDVFVKLYAVYKGEDATLVEVNPLILSEEGDIIALDGKVSLDENADFRHAAHALLEDKDAADPLEAKAKENDLNYVKLDGEVGVIGNGAGLVMSTLDVVAYAGESHGGVKPANFLDIGGGASAEVMAAGLDVILGDPQVKSVFVNVFGGITACDAVAKGIVGALAELGSSASKPLVVRLDGNKVEEGRAILRDANHPLVTLAETMDEGADKAAELANA; encoded by the coding sequence GTGGATCTGTACGAGTACCAGGCACGTGACCTTTTCGAGAAGTACGAGGTGCCGGTGCTCGCCGGCATCGTCGCGGACACGCCGGAGGAGGTGCGAGCCGCAGCCGAGAAGATCGGCGGAGTCGTCGTCGTCAAGGCCCAGGTCAAGACCGGAGGCCGCGGCAAGGCCGGCGGCGTGAAGGTCGCCAAGACCCCCGACGAGGCGTTCGAGGCGGCCAAGGCCATCCTCGGCCTCGACATCAAGGGCCACGTCGTCAAGCGCGTGATGGTCGCCCAGGGCGCCCGCATCGACAAGGAGTACTACTTCTCGGTGCTGCTCGACCGCGCGAACCGCGCCTACCTCTCGCTCGCGAGCGTCGAAGGCGGCATGGAGATCGAGGAGCTCGCGGTCGAGCGCCCCGAGGCCCTCGCCCGCGTCGCCGTCGACCCGCTGCAGGGCATCGACAAGCAGAAGGCCGTCGAGATCGCCGAGGCCGCCGGGTTCGCCCCCGAGCTCGTCGACAAGGTGAGCGACGTGTTCGTCAAGCTCTACGCCGTCTACAAGGGCGAGGACGCGACCCTCGTCGAGGTCAACCCGCTGATCCTGTCGGAGGAGGGAGACATCATCGCCCTCGACGGCAAGGTGTCGCTCGACGAGAACGCCGACTTCCGCCACGCGGCCCACGCGCTCCTCGAAGACAAGGACGCGGCCGACCCGCTCGAGGCCAAGGCCAAGGAGAACGACCTCAACTACGTCAAGCTCGACGGCGAGGTCGGAGTCATCGGCAACGGCGCGGGCCTCGTGATGTCGACGCTCGACGTCGTCGCGTACGCCGGCGAGAGCCACGGCGGCGTCAAGCCCGCCAACTTCCTCGACATCGGCGGCGGCGCCTCGGCCGAGGTCATGGCCGCCGGACTCGACGTCATCCTCGGCGACCCGCAGGTCAAGAGCGTCTTCGTCAACGTCTTCGGCGGCATCACGGCGTGCGACGCCGTCGCGAAGGGCATCGTCGGTGCGCTCGCCGAGCTCGGCTCGAGCGCCTCGAAGCCGCTGGTGGTGCGCCTCGACGGCAACAAGGTCGAAGAGGGCCGCGCGATCCTCCGCGACGCGAACCACCCGCTCGTGACCCTGGCCGAGACCATGGACGAGGGCGCCGACAAGGCCGCCGAGCTCGCCAACGCCTGA
- a CDS encoding FAD-dependent oxidoreductase, protein MTSIWKHAAPAVEGTPFEPGRHRDVIVVGAGATGLATALMLAEDGLDVAVLDAGCVAELATGSNTGKVSLLQGSVLSTLRRHHPARLVRAYVDANRDGADWLLAFADRAGVPYSRRTAFSFAQSAEGTESVRAELEAATEAGLPVRRVLGQEIGPGSVPMVDAVALDDQAAIDPRRLASALAHAFLEAGGTLHTGIRVTRVHAAPKAHVTTDEGSAWADRIVLATGTPITDRGLYFAKARGLRSSCVAFAYDGPAPEGLYLSVDGATKSVRTVTAQDGPADLAQLIIGGNGHAVGRSASPQGGIDDLIRWAREHFPGAEPVAQWSAQDYESHDLMPFVGAMPRGLGRIRFATGYAKWGLSNGPAAALRLAAEIRRMPWRERPEWMRVIATRMTVPADLARGGAENIRVGWEAASGWAGAQAVPTPVRRPAEGEGVVASRAGHPVGISTVDGATRAVSAVCTHLGGVLSWNDAEHTWDCPLHASRFGADGARIEGPAVCDLARLPRVRGEELEPDAATAAH, encoded by the coding sequence ATGACGTCCATCTGGAAGCACGCCGCGCCCGCCGTCGAGGGAACCCCGTTCGAACCCGGGCGGCACCGCGACGTGATCGTCGTCGGGGCAGGCGCTACCGGCCTCGCGACGGCTCTGATGCTGGCCGAGGACGGGCTCGATGTCGCCGTGCTCGACGCCGGCTGCGTCGCCGAGCTCGCGACGGGCTCCAACACCGGCAAGGTCTCGCTGCTCCAGGGCTCGGTCCTCTCGACGCTGCGCCGCCACCACCCCGCGCGGCTGGTGCGGGCCTACGTCGACGCGAATCGCGACGGCGCCGACTGGCTCCTCGCGTTCGCGGACCGCGCGGGCGTTCCGTACTCACGGCGCACCGCCTTCTCGTTCGCGCAGAGCGCCGAGGGGACCGAATCCGTGCGCGCCGAGCTCGAGGCGGCGACCGAGGCGGGCCTCCCCGTCCGGCGCGTGCTCGGGCAGGAGATCGGCCCGGGCTCCGTTCCGATGGTCGACGCGGTCGCGCTCGACGATCAGGCGGCGATCGACCCGCGGCGGCTCGCGTCGGCGCTCGCCCACGCGTTCCTCGAAGCGGGAGGGACGCTGCACACCGGCATCCGCGTGACACGCGTGCACGCCGCCCCGAAGGCGCACGTGACCACGGACGAGGGCTCCGCCTGGGCGGACCGGATCGTGCTGGCGACGGGAACGCCGATCACCGACCGCGGGCTCTACTTCGCCAAGGCGCGCGGGCTGCGGTCTTCGTGCGTGGCGTTCGCCTACGACGGGCCGGCGCCGGAGGGCCTCTATCTCTCGGTCGACGGAGCCACGAAGTCCGTGCGCACCGTGACGGCCCAGGACGGTCCGGCAGACCTCGCGCAGCTCATCATCGGCGGCAACGGGCACGCGGTGGGGCGGTCGGCGTCGCCGCAGGGGGGCATCGACGACCTGATCCGCTGGGCGCGAGAGCACTTCCCCGGTGCCGAGCCCGTCGCACAGTGGTCGGCGCAGGACTACGAGTCCCACGACCTCATGCCGTTCGTCGGGGCGATGCCGCGCGGGCTGGGGCGCATCCGGTTCGCGACGGGGTACGCGAAGTGGGGGCTGTCGAACGGACCGGCGGCCGCGCTGCGGCTCGCGGCCGAGATCCGCCGGATGCCGTGGCGCGAGCGACCCGAATGGATGCGGGTGATCGCGACGCGGATGACCGTTCCCGCCGATCTCGCCCGAGGCGGCGCGGAGAACATCCGCGTCGGATGGGAGGCGGCGTCGGGCTGGGCCGGCGCACAGGCCGTGCCGACGCCCGTCCGGCGGCCGGCGGAGGGCGAGGGCGTCGTCGCGAGCCGTGCCGGCCACCCCGTAGGCATCTCGACCGTTGACGGTGCCACCCGGGCCGTGAGCGCGGTGTGCACGCATCTGGGCGGCGTGCTCAGCTGGAACGACGCCGAGCACACGTGGGACTGCCCCCTCCACGCCTCGCGGTTCGGCGCTGACGGCGCTCGCATCGAGGGTCCCGCCGTCTGCGATCTCGCACGACTTCCGCGGGTCCGAGGTGAGGAGCTGGAACCGGATGCCGCGACAGCCGCGCACTGA